TCTTCTAGGTTCGGTTTGAAGAAGAGCCTCTGGTGACTCTCGGAGACTATTGGCACGTAATTGGAACGTATCATTTCCAAGGTGTTAGTTAGTACTacgcaattgagacttcaactttAAGCTTCAAAGCGAACGGCTGCCATCTCATTTGCTTGGATTGACTGATTCGAAAACTCTCTTTAGATCATATCAATCTTAATCCTGGTAAGAAACTCAGTAGAGTATATTACATTAACGGTTGCAATTCTTCACTTCTTAAGAGATAAGCCTGAAGCGAGGATGATATTGCGTGTAATCAGAACAGTCAAGTGAAGTTGGCCATAGCATTCCCGGTGTTTTTACGAAAAAGAAGGTGCTTCAAGTCACTAGCTTCGGAGTCAGGAAGAGCCCTTTTGGCGGTCATAATGGATTTCGGAAGCATGCAGCGTAGGATTGGTACACGTTCAAAACGACCCGAGGTGTTCTTGGTTATGTGATAAAAATCCAACGTTAGGTATACCAGCCGtattattaaacatatttagacCATTATTTCGAATACCTATCTTTTTCAATCGGACTATCCATACTTGTACTAAAGTTATTATTTGTAGTTTGTTGGTGTCTATTATTtgctgttaaaataaaaatgggaaTTTTTAAATGCGAAATGGGAATAATTTAacgcaaaattattaaaactagaggtcccgcagtagtcgaaattcgactataattaattggaattgtaagtttgtacactattatgattgtattttatacttctataatcacaaatttctaaaatattaacaaagacaaacgatatttaatctattctcaatttgacaacagacgtcaagaacaaaagtttgacaatagatagtatgcatgcgtgtgtgcgtcaaatacatggtatgtagtgtgtgtaatgttttctttattgatttaatgtatcttttatgcattatttaaaaaaaaaaatagcattgtgcacttcttctctatattctctataagtgtggaaaatttcatactcctccgtccgcgcaattttcgtaaaaagggatacaaagtttttgcttcacgtattaatatatagatatgacgTCTAAGTTGTGATGTTTCAAAAACTTTGATATTTTATCTCAAAGTTGGTAGCGGTAATCACGTTGTGATATTAGTGGGTATAAATAGGACACATAAATGGCCTTCAATGAGATATGAGATTCgtttaaataagttaataaataaaacaatgaaaacgGTCAACGTAATTtactatatttttctttttctacgaacatacatttaataagttactagttttataatttatctaaatgaaataatttatttaattttacatatttacaaaCACGAATTTAATGCTTACACTAAGATATCACAGTTCAACAAATAAAGTCTACAATATAGCGAACATTCATTTATGTAAGCGCCTACATTGACTACTGAAGCGACAGCGGgtagtttaatttaataaatatttatcaataaGTCCGTAAGTATGTGAAATAATACTTAAACTTGTAAGAGGCATGATCACTTCGCGGAAACTTAGTCAAGAGTCAGTTataatcgtcgtggcctaaaggataagacgtccggtgcattcgtatgtagcgatgcaccggtgttcgaatcccgcaggcgggtaccaatttttctaatgaaatacgtactcaaggtggatggcgcatttacgttgtagatgtctatgggctccagtaaccacttaataccaggtgggctgtgagctcgtccatcaacctaagcaataaaaaaaaatttaaaaaaagtcaaaGAGCGAACCCGCCTGCTGTAAGAAGCTGAGATTGCCAACACATAGTTCCTGGTTCGGAGGAATAATCAGTGGCCACGATTATTAAGTTCTTGATGAATGCATCTGATGAAtcgttaaaatgtattttcgattattattttcgaattttaataCTGAAGTGCTCTTTTATTACATAACTCCAGTAACAATGActccttgttttattattattcaaaagttaatttaataaatattcgcAACAGAAGTTTTTCTCGACGAGCTTCGGAcaatcatattatatattacgttattgttgttttaaatttaaatttaatttttgaatataaataattgaatttttataattttaattctgGAGCCCGCTGCCGCCTCTCCTGTCACTATATTGGTGCCCTAAACAGTCATTCAAATAACTTAGACGAATGAGTTTTGCCCCAAAAATGTCACCCGTTTCCTGAAACAAAGCGTTTTCTACAGTGAGGAAATGTGTGACAGACTTTATGGGTTTATATTGAAATAGATTAACATTTATTgaaattcattaataattattttcctgATTTTCTCGAGCCGgagatataattaaaagtaatttctcGGTCAATCtcatatttgttatttttaataaatatatgtaagtgtagattaatatttaaaaaaaaaaacaaaatcgtcattagttagttagttagttagtttgaATAATACAGAAATATCGACTTACAAATCGGTTACCACGAAAACTACAATTTCCAAAATGTTGATAATTACagaattaaacttttaattatgaCGTAAAATTTGTAAGAAAATAACTAGTGAGCGTAGTCGACTTGCTTGTCTTAAAACTCTGATAGTGGCATTAACGTTTGTCTACGAGAATTGTGTTTTTTGTAGATGTGTACAACTTCTGTTACTTTATAACTTAAAAGATTCATCGATCAtcaaatcaatattaaattttctgcTCACAGCGTTTTTACTAGAGTATGCCAAAAGAATACTCGAAAACACATCGATCGATGATACTTTACAGCGTCTCCATGACTCTACATAAACATTTCAAATTGATATGGACTTTGTCTTTATAATTGacttaaaattatattctaaaGGTCGAGACCCCGCGAGAAAAAAAACCACATGCCAGTTCGGGTATCAGGGAAACAGTGTTATGCTAGTGCCATTGTTGTAGTTTCGCCGAATCTCCATAAGACTTTACTGACTGAATATAGCTTTTAGGAATTGCAAAACTTCCCCAAAAACTCATAAGTAGAAAATTTGCTGGATATAGAAGAACTATCATTAAGAAATATACGTTTACTCTTTTACACTCTCAATCTCTCTTTTTTctagtataataatttatagcACATATTCTAGacactttattaaatttatgtacATCGTTATAACAagctagtaattaaataaaacaaaaattaatcatAGGAacgattttaaaatacatagactttctacataaaaaaaaaacaatttaataagaatgcaaataaatattttgataaattttgttttcattcgaTTCACTCACCTTTAAACAACTAAGATCCCGTGGCTCTAATGTTCGACGTCACATTTCTAACATCTAATACTATTTACGTAGCGAACTGTCCATATGTGGTCCTTATAATTAGTTACTTGAGATCTTCTTAATATACACACTGGCTCCTGTGGaacaaaaaagtaaatttaaatattttttaaacaacaattttataaacatgTTTTTCGAGTTTAGAACTTGTTTAAAGTTACGTTTAGCATGTCTAATTTTGATTTCTTCAACCAGTGAAATGTTGTAAGTGGattgaaaaaaacattattgtatttttaagaCACTGTGTTTcatcaaattttaattaccCTAGTTGTACTCGTTAGTTAATACTGCAAAATTAAacgaaagtttttttaatttgcatagCGAATATAAGGTACAgatatttttcttattgcttagatgagtggaggagctcacagcccacctggtgctaagtggttactggagcccatatacatttacaacgcaaatgcgccacccaccttgagatataagttctaaggtctcagtatatttacaacggctgcacggcagaaataggcggggtggtacctacctgtgcggactcacatgaggtcctaccaccagtaatagcagTAAGTAACAGTTATGTTGTCTTTACTACGAAATtgaatctaattattatttagcgTTTGTTCAGGTTATTAATACTTCAAGTACTTAAAGGTATGATTTTCAAGCTTTTAAGAAATAGTTAAATTtgttaggtgttttttttttgtagatctCGCTTTAATCAGATTTCCTTAATTGTTTCTATTGTAAGCAACATCATAACTGTGTTCTCAGCAATAACAACCATATCGGCTAACCATCAAACAcaagcaaaaaatataaataaaataacaatgtcTTTGCTGAAATGAGTAAACAAGATGAAAATGTGAGTTTCCAAAAAGAGAAGCTTTTAtcacttattaaaaataaagatatcggtttttaaaaaaagctattttcGACTTTTATAAAAGGTTTAGTGAGTACTAATGTCGGATTTTATTCTTAAAGTTTTGGGTTGGACAAGTACGGTCCACCatttttgcttttactgatcAATACGTTTATAGATGTCGCTACATAAATTTCGCTGCCCATCTTTAGAGATAGCCTCGAAGTCTCAACTTTATTATGTAACGGCTTTCCCGCCCTTCAAATTAGAACGCATGACTGTTTTGTGGCAGAAATTGGCGAGGCGGTAGTGTCTACCCGAACATATTTACAATACGTCTTATCTTCTACGTGCTACGCCCTATGAGACCGCAAAATCgtttaacattttctttatttCATAAAGCACATTCAGATTTATTTTTCAGACCATGGTATTAACCCCCATATTTATATCGAAATTTCTACAGAAAATTACTTCGTAAgtgtataaaaattatgaagGTTCGGTGTGTTTgctgattttatattttttacgtttATTTATTCGAAAGGGTGATTGATGATGACgactcttaaaaaaaatagtttcaattTTTGGCACTTTGAACGGACCGTTGCTAAATATAGCAAAGGCTTAGAATAGAACTGAATAATGTAGGTTACAATTTTTTATCTCAAATTTAAAGTCAATTGCTGCagtttttctttcaaaattacAGTTGAATTGCATCGACAAAAACTTGAACGTTGCAGTTTGTTTAAACCACATTTATTAAGAAATCTAACATCGTTTTATCAGGGTTTTTAATAGCTTTGCTTGATTCTTTTCAGATTAGATGATATGAAAGAGATAAGGATCCCGGTACGTAATGAAGACGtacgattaacttgaaaatttgcaaacATATCAACGACCGATGCCTATACAATAATtaagataattattaaaataagagtatatttattttttgattttattttactattaaggCACGTTATTTTGGTGTTAAGTATTTTGTGCTGTGTTAGATACAAACTTTTAatatattgtgttatttttgACCTTGTGTTTTGATTTTCTATTGCACCAAAAATCATTTCGCAATAATGAGTGCAGCACAGTAAGTGTTGCCATCTACCTTGTATAATTAGTTTTTGATATCATTTGATTAATTGTTTGTctacttttttattagaattaacCTTATTTGTTACGGTCGGAAGATGCAAACACCTACTCCTGCAGGGGAGAACTCGACATATATTTAATGCAATTTTCAGAATAGCACCAGCTTCTGATTTTCTAATGAGACCAGTTTGAATAGTAAGTACAGGAAATATATgactaattttaataaaaaataaataaactgaaattaaatacattgaAATCACGCCTTATACTTTAACATCAGAGAATTTAATAGAGGAAAACTATGCAACTATTCGAATTGCTCATTTCAAATTACTAATGCATTTTCAAATTTTCCcgcatttttttgtttcttttgtttttgatatttcgaaaaaaaatatatataaattgatAACAAACAATAAAGCTCGTTAACaagataaagaaaagaaaagcgGTTCACAAACTGAAGAGAAAATTATACTTaagtttttatctatttattttaaagagatTGTTGTCAAAAATGTCacatatgtacctacctacattcATATTATTTAGATGCAAATATATTCTCTAAATATATAATCTAAATATAGTCTATTATCAAGTTACTCCAAGTGAACGATAGATAATTAATGTACTGATATTTTCCCGCAGCCGAGAGGGTAAGATGCTGAAGAAGGTAAGTGTCCCGGTGACAAAATACCTATGCCATAAAAGTGCcaattccaattaaatagtgaTATCATGAAATTCGATTCCTATTAATAATATCTTTGTGGATTATCTATCCTTCTAGTTGTTTAAAAAGCCCAAagaaaaccccgattttgaaacattctttattggtgctccgcttgcattggtcttagcgtgatgttataggTATAGTCTAAagtcttcctcgataaatgggctatctaacactgaaagaatttttcaaatcggaccagtaattcctgagattagcgcgttcaaacaaacaaacccttcagctttataatattaaaaaaaggaatagtatagataaataattttgtagCTAATAAGTTCTTTTACTGGAGAAGAACAATGAAATgcactacttttttttaaagtacataaGTCGGTAAAGCAAGGTCAGCAATACCGACAGACCTATTTCGCCGTGAAATACTATTCGTGTTCTGGTCTGAAGGATAGAAAAGTCATTATGTGAACTATTATCATAAGATCGAatggaattaattaattaatggaaTGGTCGTTTTGGAGCATCACCGTATGTAGCTATtagtcacaattttttttttcatcagaaAGATTAGAATGTCATTGAATACTTATTGCAACTTGTATTTTGATAATTTGATTAGATAGATATAACTTGTTGTTGATATCTAATAAATTCTAGATCTATTTTCACTACATTAATTTCTGGGTTTTTAGAGatggtatttaattaaaatagtctATTATAGAATTAAAATGGTATTTTCGGACATTAGTGTATTACATCATGTTGTCCAAGgtatttttaatctttaatcGTATATGGTGTtggaatattgaaaaaaaaccttttgtttgttgctgggtaattttttaaataatctctaATTACAATTCTCATGAAACTAGTAAATTTGACCTTTGTGTGACTTTAAATAAAGTCATCATTGGCTTCATTCTATACAGATCAGTTAGcctatattttatgtaataaaatttcagTTTTGTAGTGATCTTATTAATAGCCTCAAAAGACTTTTCTAATTTCAACACAAAGCATGAAGGTAATAATTACTTGAAcacttttaagatttatttatcaataatgCGGTGTATAACAATCCGAACAGTTTTCAGAAATAATGTACTTTGATcgtaaatagaaaatacatatctTATCTGAACGGGCGTGGGTAACGGGTAAGAAGGGGGGAATGCTATGTCACAGGGTAACATTTTTCGAGGTAACGGCTCCGCTATTGATGTGACATCATCCTTGAAAAGGAATAACAGTTTCAGttcattattgaaaaaaatattacagaatattaaaaaaaaaattttttttactttctttaaaaataaataacgaatacaaaactaataatttttcaataaatgCCCGATGTCAGTAAAATGCTGTAAAATGATTCTTTGTTGCTTACTCGGCATTTGTGGAATGAGATGCACGTAGAATTTTTTGAAATTAGGggtgcatttttttaataagaagaGAAAATATCCATGTATTTTTGTAAATCACAACGATCTATTTGTTTTTACTGCTGGTTGGGCGTGTACTCAATGCTCTTAAAAGTGagtaccaccaacctgctttTTTATGTCGCGACGCAGGATactttttggtttgaagggttgtgATACccgttgtaaaataaaatttatatttcgcctcatgtctcaaggtgggtgatggcatAGAAATCGCGATAGTAATGGCTTAAGCAAGTAGATCTTACagcttatattttttaattgacaaTGCAAAATGTCACTAGATTGTAGTAGTACTCTTTGCGGGTTCAAACGCATTCTATATAGATGATAAATTTTTGACCATGCATATCGGTTCGTCCTATTGCAGAATAAGTTTTTTTCAgtgttaaaatataaatgctTGATCGGTTTAGTTCAGCCTTGAGAGGTATATTTGGATTGCTAAAGGTTTGattgcttcttcataatacgcAATGTAATGCAAATATCGGACATGCAATATATTGAAAATTGATTTTGTTGataaattttacagttttttttaaaggctaTGTGGTCATCGTCCACAGTATTTAGACTCAATCTATGCGTTCAACTTTCTAAGTTCATTAACATCTGTTTGTgataatattttgaataatttctactggtggtaggacctcttgtgagtccgcacgggtgggtaccaccgccccgcctatttctgccgtgaagcagtgatgcgtttcggtttgaagggtggggcagccgttgtgactgtactgagaccttagaactatatctcaaggtgtgtggcgcatttgcgttgtagatgtctatgggctccagtaaccacttaacaccaggtgggctgtgagctcgtccacacatctaagcaataaaaaaaaaaaattaaacaaacaagtatctattaaaataaatatgtattccaAACGAATCTTTTTTGGCTTCAAGGTACAATTTAGACCCACGCCAAAGGTATCGTAACGAAATAAGGAACACACGATCAAAAGAATTGTAAATTGTGTTATTCCTTACAATTTAATGCGTTTTCGTGACtctattaatattaaagataatcattgataaaaatatatcgCCTTTTTAGTTGATCAGACCACTTGGTTCGATATCCGCTCCGAATCAATTTCTTTGcgaaaataattttagtaatgGATCTTAGTGGATCTACTTATGTGTGTTTTCTTTTCCACAAGACAGAAAgcacgaattttttttatacctaagctggtagcatTAGAAGGCTATGTCAACGTCGTGGAATAggtgtgagctcacggggctcctcTAACTTGGTGATGAAATTTTGATTTTGGGGCCGTTGcatgcaatatttatttaataataatgtacaagGATATCTTGATTAAACCactataatactaaaataaGACATATAGTGTTTTTCTGTTCGGTCTCTGCGAATTGGTGTTAATGGTGATAAATTATTCGGTGAAATTCTAAAGCCGATTATCTTATGTTAATACAGGTTAGTACGTCCGTTTTGCTACCGGATTAGATAgcaacataatttaaaattaatctcTTACCATTCATGAGTTTAGTGTGTAATGTGAAAATTGATTTGATTCCCGCCATGTCCAGAGAGGTGGTAGACAAGATTGCTGTAATCCCGCTAGTAGTTCTGCGTGGTATCTCTGCGCGGCGAGCAGGTACGGGGCCGGCAGGGGCAGGGGGCAGTGAGGCTGTAGTGGCGGTAGCTGCAGAGGCGGAGATGGCGACGAGCGACGAGGATCGGGCTCTAATAACGCGTCTATAGTGAACGCCCTTCTCGGTCGAGGTGCCACAGGTAATAAGGCTGCTGTATCCGGTGCTTCTGTTGATTCTGGGCTCAACCGTGACATGTATGTCGACGCTGATGGATACAGACCACCACTAGAAGCATTCGTTGGTGTTGGAGGAGCGCTTGCTTGTCGCGCCAAGAAAGCTCTGTTGAAGCTCGCGAGCGCTGCCAATTCTGCATTTAGGCTGTCTTTTTCACCTTTGTGGAGCTTAAAACGTTTCCGCCGACGAAGCAAGGAGCCATTTTCGAACATGTCAAACGCCTGGGGATGCAGGGTCCAGTACGCGCCCTTGCCGGGCCGGTCGGGGCGGCGCGGCACCTTCACGAAGCAGTCGTTGAAGGACAGGTTGTGTCGCAGCGAGTTCTGCCAGCGCTGTGTGTTGCGCCGGTAGTACGGGAACCTATCCGTGATGAACCGGTAGATCTCCGACAGCGGCAGCATACGCTCCGGGGAACTCCAGATcgccatcgcggtcagggctaTATATGAAAAAGGTGGTTTTTGATCACCGTAAGATTCACGTGTCGGCCGAGGCATCGTTTAGCGCGAATATTTCAGTCGTTACGTGGTTTGATCACTGTTTTTGTGCGAAATTTTAAAGGGGAGACGTCTCTCACAGCGGAGTGGAAGATAAGGACTGAGTGAGTGAGCGAGACTGCGTGTATGAGGCGTGAATGTCCGCGGCGCCGCCTCGCCCTCGCCGGGCCAATCGCGTGCCTtcatgtttgtttgttgtttttgtcGGCTCCGGACCCGTTACAGAGGAATTTAAATTGTTATCACGTTTACATTATACAAAATTTATTCGACACCGACAACTCTTGAGCTTGTTTCAAAATTGCGATGATTAAAGAAGTAGGCAGATACTTATTGATGCTTCGGTAAAGAGGTTATAGCACTGAACATGGCCagtgtacctacatactttctacattctttactggtggtaggacctcttgtgagtctgcacgggtaggtaccaccaccctgcctatttttgccgtgaagcagtaatgcgtttcggtttgaagggtggggcagccgttgtaactgaacttgagatcttagaacttatatctcaaggtgggtggcgcattttaataataataataataataataataaatatttactaacaatcacgccacgttaactggtcccgtgataagttcgtaaagaacttgtgttacaggtaccagataacggaaataaatgtaagattattattatacacatacatatatttaatatacatccataaccctggaaaagacatttatatttatcatacaaatatcttcccttggcgggattcgaacccgcgacccccttgtgtagtgaccatgtcacttaccactacaccagacggtcgtttactttgtagatgtctatgggctccagtaaccacttaacaccaggtggtctgtgagctcgttcacccatttaagcaataaaaaataaaaaaaacatagtcgacataatcttaaaatataaaacggGTTTTCAATTATGCTCTAAGTTATTAagcgaatttaattttaatgatcaatgtaataaaatagCGTATTCTATTTCAAAAGATGTCCCGTTCGTTTATAGGGTCGAATGCTGAAGctagtttatattattgtaaattaaatgcaATTAGTAAACGTTATGTAGTAGTAAAGTAGGCTTCAATACTTTAACTAGACAACGAGACACATCCAGATACGCGTCTGCCGTGAAAGATGTTCGTTTctgaagcactgttcttgccaagccgctgcctaccgttttctccacaagcctcgtttgaagaacgacatgtcatagcactcgggaaacaccgtggacggGAACCTAATCGAAAGCCCGATGGTACGAGGCAAAAatgatatctggaaacgcactgtggatgaacgcagtggctccaggtagtatggatgatctctactccggtggcgggcggtgcgatggtaaaaacgagctgatggaatcatctcaaataactcctcagagcactccccgtggaacatcatcatcatcatcatcatcagcctttatctgcccactgctggacagaggccttccccaatgccttccacataatgcggtcctccgccttccgcatccaacgacttccagccgtgcgcactaagtcgtcagtccacctggttggaggacgccccatgctccttgtacccatccgtggtctccattcgaggactttcctcccccacctggcgtcgctggctcgacagatgtgaccggcccattgccacttcagcctgctagctttgagagctatgtcgtcgactttggttctccgtcgaatttcttcgttccggattttgtctcttagagaaatacctagcatagctctctccatcgcccgctgtgcgactcttaacttatgggcCAGCCCTCCCGTCAGTGTCCAGGTTTCCGCGCCGTAGGTCATAGCGGGGAGAATGCACTGGTTAAAGACTTTTGTCTTCAGGCATTGAGGAGTTTGCGAGGTGAGGATTGCACGGAATTTCCCAAATGCCGACCAACCCGTGGAACAT
The Bombyx mori chromosome 5, ASM3026992v2 DNA segment above includes these coding regions:
- the LOC101740878 gene encoding fork head domain-containing protein FD4; amino-acid sequence: MPRPTRESYGDQKPPFSYIALTAMAIWSSPERMLPLSEIYRFITDRFPYYRRNTQRWQNSLRHNLSFNDCFVKVPRRPDRPGKGAYWTLHPQAFDMFENGSLLRRRKRFKLHKGEKDSLNAELAALASFNRAFLARQASAPPTPTNASSGGLYPSASTYMSRLSPESTEAPDTAALLPVAPRPRRAFTIDALLEPDPRRSSPSPPLQLPPLQPHCPLPLPAPYLLAAQRYHAELLAGLQQSCLPPLWTWRESNQFSHYTLNS